One segment of Bradyrhizobium sp. WD16 DNA contains the following:
- a CDS encoding lytic murein transglycosylase has product MTRADSLLSRRALLLGAAGLALAPATAFAAAAGFESWLQGYRARALSRGISAATFDRVLGRIEPDMSVFAQLRNQPEFHEQTWQYINRRVSDWRIIAGKEALRANTALFARIERDFGVERGTLLALWGVESAYGDPLVQKNHMRPVFPALAALAWNEPRRKAYWETELTNALRIVQRGWSTPEEMRGSWAGAMGHTQWMPEVWLNVGFDYDGDGRVSPFGRPDDALGSTARYLVNRGRYHRGEHWGYEVRTNGVSVSGNRSYAAWSEAGVTRADGQPFAQPAAMAQLWTPVPGGPSFLLGPNFYAVRSYNPSMNYALAIVHLGDRILGGGPFIQPFPGSERALTLAEVQEMQTRLTRLGFDTGGTDGRVGNDTMKAIKDFQIKAGITPPDGYGGLKVLAKLRQGL; this is encoded by the coding sequence ATGACACGGGCCGATTCTCTCTTGTCGCGACGCGCCCTGCTGCTTGGGGCCGCGGGCCTCGCGTTGGCCCCGGCAACGGCGTTCGCCGCAGCCGCCGGCTTCGAGTCCTGGTTGCAGGGCTATCGCGCCCGGGCGCTGTCGCGCGGCATCAGCGCCGCAACTTTCGATCGCGTCCTCGGCCGCATCGAGCCCGACATGAGCGTGTTCGCGCAGCTGCGCAATCAGCCGGAATTCCACGAGCAGACCTGGCAATACATCAACCGCCGCGTCTCCGACTGGCGGATCATCGCCGGCAAGGAAGCGCTGCGCGCCAATACCGCGCTGTTCGCGCGGATCGAGCGCGACTTCGGCGTCGAGCGTGGCACGCTGCTGGCGCTGTGGGGGGTCGAGAGCGCCTATGGCGATCCGCTGGTGCAGAAGAACCACATGCGCCCGGTCTTCCCGGCGCTCGCGGCGCTGGCGTGGAACGAGCCGCGCCGCAAGGCCTATTGGGAGACCGAGCTGACCAACGCGCTGCGCATCGTCCAGCGCGGCTGGAGCACCCCCGAGGAGATGCGCGGCTCCTGGGCTGGCGCCATGGGTCATACCCAGTGGATGCCGGAGGTCTGGCTCAATGTCGGCTTCGACTACGACGGCGACGGCCGCGTCTCGCCTTTCGGCAGGCCGGACGACGCGCTCGGCTCGACCGCGCGCTATCTCGTCAACCGCGGTAGGTATCACCGCGGCGAGCATTGGGGCTATGAAGTGCGGACCAACGGCGTCAGCGTCTCGGGCAACCGCAGCTATGCCGCGTGGAGCGAAGCCGGCGTGACGCGCGCAGATGGCCAGCCCTTTGCGCAACCCGCCGCCATGGCGCAGCTCTGGACTCCTGTGCCGGGCGGACCGAGCTTCCTGCTCGGACCGAACTTCTATGCGGTCCGCAGCTACAATCCGTCGATGAATTACGCTCTCGCCATCGTCCATCTGGGCGATCGCATTCTCGGCGGCGGTCCCTTCATCCAACCCTTCCCGGGCTCGGAGCGCGCGCTGACGCTCGCCGAAGTCCAGGAGATGCAGACCCGCCTCACCCGCCTCGGCTTCGACACCGGCGGCACCGACGGCCGGGTCGGCAACGACACCATGAAGGCGATCAAGGATTTCCAGATCAAGGCCGGCATCACCCCGCCCGACGGCTATGGCGGGCTGAAGGTGCTGGCGAAGTTGCGACAGGGATTGTAA
- the recJ gene encoding single-stranded-DNA-specific exonuclease RecJ — protein sequence MTPPLAALPVEAPAAFLGVDQSATGRLWRDRLDARGAALALAIAQRHQLPEMLARVLAGRGVDIEAVPDFLDPTLRKLLPDPFSVTQMEVAAKRLADAVVRNEKVAIFGDYDVDGATSSALLAWHLRLCGLDPLIHIPDRIFEGYGPNVEAVRTLAGKGATLLVTVDCGSVSFEPFAEAKRLGMDIVVIDHHQCGDELPVVDALVNPNRPDDLSGLGHLAAVGLVLVTLVAVNRELRGRGFWTGMRPEPDLLGQLHHVALGTVADVAPLVGLNRAFVAKGLIAMRRRDHIGHTALMDVARLNGPPEAWHLGFLLGPRINAGGRIGRADLGVRLLLEADVSEAARIAAELDRLNLERRAIEQDAEAQAEAEAMAALGLEDKGAVIVTAAAGWHPGVVGLVAARLKEKFARPAFAIALEPGGIGTGSGRSISGVDLGKAVRQAVHDGLLIKGGGHAMAAGVTLRKERLGEFRAFIESALANEVARARHINEILIDGAISARAATPEFVTMLNRAAPFGTGNPEPVVALPSHQLAYVDEVGQSHVRARFRAGDGAMVNAIAFRAVGQKLGKALTENRGQPLHVAGSLTIDRYQGNERVQMRIVDVAVPDMGPAMIR from the coding sequence ATGACACCGCCACTCGCAGCCCTGCCGGTGGAAGCCCCGGCCGCCTTTCTCGGCGTCGATCAGTCTGCCACCGGGCGGCTGTGGCGCGATCGCCTTGACGCGCGCGGCGCGGCGCTGGCGCTGGCGATCGCCCAGCGGCACCAGCTGCCGGAAATGCTGGCGCGGGTGCTGGCCGGCCGTGGCGTCGACATCGAGGCGGTGCCGGATTTCCTCGATCCGACCTTGCGCAAGCTGCTGCCGGACCCGTTCAGCGTCACCCAGATGGAGGTGGCGGCGAAGCGCCTCGCAGACGCCGTGGTGCGCAACGAGAAGGTCGCCATCTTCGGCGATTACGACGTCGACGGCGCGACCTCGTCGGCTCTGCTCGCCTGGCATCTGCGGCTCTGTGGTCTCGATCCGCTGATCCATATTCCCGACCGCATCTTCGAGGGCTACGGTCCGAACGTCGAGGCGGTGCGGACCCTGGCGGGCAAGGGCGCGACGCTGCTGGTGACGGTCGATTGCGGCAGCGTGAGCTTCGAGCCGTTCGCCGAGGCCAAGCGCCTCGGCATGGATATCGTCGTCATCGATCACCACCAGTGCGGTGACGAACTCCCGGTGGTCGACGCCCTGGTCAACCCCAACCGGCCCGACGATCTGTCCGGCCTCGGCCATCTCGCCGCGGTCGGCCTCGTGCTGGTGACGCTGGTAGCGGTCAATCGCGAATTGCGCGGTCGCGGCTTCTGGACCGGAATGCGGCCCGAGCCCGATCTGCTCGGGCAACTGCATCACGTTGCGCTTGGCACCGTCGCCGACGTCGCGCCGCTGGTCGGCCTCAACCGGGCCTTCGTCGCCAAGGGACTGATCGCGATGCGCCGCCGCGACCATATCGGCCATACCGCGCTGATGGACGTCGCCCGCCTCAATGGTCCGCCTGAGGCCTGGCATCTCGGTTTCCTGCTCGGCCCGCGCATCAATGCCGGCGGCCGCATCGGCCGGGCCGATCTCGGCGTCAGGCTGCTGTTGGAAGCCGACGTCTCGGAAGCGGCGCGCATCGCCGCCGAACTCGACCGCCTCAATCTCGAGCGCCGCGCCATCGAGCAGGACGCCGAAGCCCAGGCGGAAGCCGAGGCGATGGCCGCGCTCGGGCTGGAGGACAAGGGGGCGGTGATCGTCACCGCCGCCGCGGGCTGGCATCCCGGCGTCGTCGGCCTCGTCGCCGCGCGCCTCAAGGAGAAATTCGCCCGTCCGGCTTTCGCCATTGCGCTCGAGCCCGGCGGCATCGGCACCGGCTCGGGGCGCTCGATCTCCGGCGTCGATCTCGGCAAGGCGGTCCGCCAGGCGGTGCATGATGGATTGCTGATCAAGGGCGGCGGCCATGCCATGGCGGCCGGCGTGACCTTGCGCAAGGAGCGCCTCGGCGAATTCCGCGCCTTCATCGAATCCGCGCTGGCGAACGAGGTGGCGCGAGCGCGCCACATCAATGAAATCCTGATCGACGGTGCGATCAGCGCCCGTGCGGCGACGCCGGAATTCGTCACGATGCTCAACCGCGCTGCACCCTTCGGCACCGGCAATCCGGAGCCGGTCGTCGCGCTGCCCTCACACCAGCTCGCCTATGTCGACGAGGTCGGCCAGTCCCATGTCCGCGCCCGCTTCAGGGCGGGCGACGGCGCGATGGTCAATGCCATTGCTTTCCGTGCGGTCGGCCAGAAACTCGGCAAGGCGCTGACCGAGAACCGCGGCCAGCCTCTCCATGTCGCCGGCTCGCTCACCATCGACCGCTATCAAGGCAACGAGCGCGTGCAGATGCGCATTGTCGACGTCGCCGTGCCGGACATGGGACCGGCGATGATCCGCTGA
- a CDS encoding haloacid dehalogenase type II, with the protein MSAQASGVRALLFDVFGTVVDWRGSLIAELSAWAASRGLGGDWTGLVDAWRGAYVPSMDEVRRHPERGYRNLDALHRASLERLLPEFGIGSLSEADLDHVTRGWHRLEPWSDSVAGLTRLKTRFIISPLSNGNVALLTNMAKHAGLPWDLVLSAELFRHYKPDPETYLGAAALLGLAPNEVMLVAAHNADLKGARACGLATCFVPRPTEYGPLQNKDFGAEDDWTMVVRDLVDLADRFGC; encoded by the coding sequence ATGTCGGCACAAGCAAGCGGCGTGCGCGCACTGCTGTTCGATGTGTTCGGCACCGTCGTCGACTGGCGCGGCAGCCTGATCGCCGAACTCTCGGCCTGGGCCGCCTCGCGTGGTCTCGGCGGCGACTGGACCGGGCTGGTGGATGCCTGGCGGGGCGCCTATGTGCCGTCCATGGACGAGGTCCGCCGCCACCCCGAGCGCGGCTATCGCAATCTCGACGCGTTGCATCGCGCCTCGCTCGAGCGCCTGCTGCCGGAATTTGGCATCGGCTCGTTGAGTGAAGCCGATCTCGACCACGTCACGCGCGGCTGGCACCGCCTCGAACCGTGGTCCGACAGCGTCGCCGGCCTGACCCGGCTCAAGACCCGCTTCATCATTTCGCCGCTGTCGAACGGCAACGTGGCGCTGCTCACCAACATGGCCAAGCATGCCGGGCTGCCTTGGGATCTCGTCCTCAGCGCCGAACTGTTTCGCCACTACAAGCCCGATCCGGAGACCTATCTCGGCGCCGCGGCGCTGCTCGGGCTCGCGCCGAACGAGGTCATGCTGGTGGCCGCCCACAATGCCGATCTCAAGGGCGCCAGGGCCTGCGGCCTCGCCACCTGTTTCGTGCCGCGGCCGACCGAATACGGCCCGCTGCAGAACAAGGATTTCGGTGCCGAGGATGACTGGACTATGGTGGTTCGCGATCTCGTCGACCTCGCCGACCGGTTCGGTTGTTGA
- a CDS encoding GNAT family N-acetyltransferase has translation MAGPLGIRPLREADRDAWEPLWQGYLAFYETTLAPEITDASFRRFLDPMEPLHGLVAEIDGRLAGLAHFLLHRSTWAPECYCYLEDLFVAPDLRGYGVGRALIAAVETAARDAHATRLYWSTRERNAAAQQLYDQVAARSDFIQYRKRLD, from the coding sequence ATGGCCGGACCGCTCGGCATCCGGCCGCTGCGCGAGGCCGATCGCGACGCCTGGGAGCCGCTCTGGCAGGGCTATCTGGCCTTCTACGAAACGACACTGGCGCCGGAGATCACCGACGCCAGTTTTCGGCGCTTCCTCGATCCGATGGAGCCGCTGCACGGGCTCGTCGCCGAGATCGACGGCCGGCTCGCCGGCCTCGCACATTTCCTGCTGCACCGCTCGACCTGGGCGCCGGAATGCTACTGCTATCTCGAGGATCTCTTCGTCGCCCCCGACCTGCGTGGCTACGGCGTCGGTCGCGCGCTGATCGCGGCGGTGGAGACGGCGGCGCGCGATGCCCATGCGACGCGGCTGTACTGGTCGACGCGGGAGCGCAACGCCGCGGCCCAGCAGCTCTACGACCAGGTCGCGGCCCGCAGCGACTTCATCCAATATCGCAAGCGACTGGATTAA
- the glpX gene encoding class II fructose-bisphosphatase has translation MSMTIAVPPQQLLERILTLEIVRVTERAAVSAARLRGHGNEKAADQAAVDAMRRELNKIPIEGTVVIGEGERDEAPMLFIGEKVGIQTGPRVDIAVDPLEGTTLCAKNMPGAIATMAMAEGGTLLNAPDVYMQKIAIGPGYDKGIVELDASPADNVLRLAKAKGVPPSAITALVLDRPRHADIIAGVRSTGAAVRLITDGDVAGVIHTADPHNTGIDIYMGTGGAPEGVLAAAALRCIGGQMQCRLILDTEEKRQRSYDMGITDPRKIYGIEDLVRGDCLFAATGVTDGSLLSGVKFRKDTIETETVVMRSVTGTVRMIKAEHRQLSKFHLD, from the coding sequence ATGTCCATGACGATTGCCGTTCCGCCGCAGCAACTGCTGGAGCGCATCCTGACGCTCGAAATCGTCCGCGTGACCGAGCGGGCGGCAGTCTCTGCGGCCCGGCTGCGCGGCCATGGCAACGAAAAGGCCGCCGACCAGGCGGCGGTCGATGCCATGCGGCGCGAGCTCAACAAGATCCCGATCGAAGGCACGGTGGTGATCGGCGAGGGCGAGCGCGACGAGGCGCCGATGCTGTTCATCGGCGAAAAGGTCGGCATTCAGACCGGCCCCCGGGTCGACATCGCCGTCGATCCGCTGGAAGGCACCACGCTGTGCGCCAAGAACATGCCGGGCGCAATTGCCACCATGGCGATGGCCGAGGGCGGCACGTTGCTCAACGCGCCCGACGTCTACATGCAGAAGATCGCCATCGGTCCCGGCTACGACAAGGGGATCGTCGAGCTCGACGCGTCGCCGGCCGACAACGTCCTGCGTCTCGCCAAGGCCAAGGGAGTGCCGCCGTCGGCGATCACCGCCTTGGTGCTCGACCGGCCGCGCCATGCCGACATCATCGCCGGCGTCCGCTCGACGGGGGCTGCGGTCCGCCTGATCACCGACGGCGACGTCGCCGGCGTCATCCACACCGCCGATCCCCATAACACCGGTATCGACATCTACATGGGCACCGGCGGTGCGCCCGAAGGCGTGCTCGCGGCGGCGGCGCTGCGCTGCATCGGCGGCCAGATGCAGTGCCGGCTCATCCTCGACACCGAGGAGAAGCGCCAACGCTCCTACGACATGGGCATCACGGACCCGCGCAAGATCTACGGCATCGAGGATCTGGTGAGGGGCGACTGCCTGTTCGCGGCCACCGGCGTCACGGACGGTTCGCTGCTGTCGGGCGTCAAGTTCCGCAAGGATACGATCGAAACCGAGACCGTGGTGATGCGTTCGGTGACCGGCACCGTGCGCATGATCAAGGCAGAGCACCGTCAGCTCTCGAAGTTTCATCTGGATTGA
- a CDS encoding homoserine dehydrogenase has protein sequence MVAPLGVGIAGLGTVGSAVVRLIEAQQRTLAERCGRGVRVVAVTARSRARKRGLDLRGVSWARNPLALATDPNVDCFVELMGGADEPALSAIEAALRAGKAVVTANKALIAKHGVRLAELAEAHGGAINFEAAVGAAIPVVKTLREGLSGTTIQRVYGILNGTCNYILTRMEQEGLSFAECLKDAQRLGYAEADPSFDIDGHDTAQKLAILASLAFGTKVAQRAVYVEGISSISPQDLRAAEQLGYRVKLLGVAVRTAKGIEQRVHPTMVPKTSSIAQVMGVTNAVTIDGEGIPPITLVGPGAGGAATASAVVADIADVARGARVLPFGRPVRRLRTTTKAPMERHEGGYYIRLMARDLPGTAATIATRLAEQKISIESIVQRHPDAAAVGNGVARTKSTPVPVILITYATSEDAVHRALRAVQRDKVITGRPQVIRIEKN, from the coding sequence ATGGTCGCGCCACTCGGGGTGGGCATTGCGGGGCTGGGCACCGTAGGGTCCGCAGTCGTCCGCCTGATCGAGGCACAGCAGCGCACGCTCGCCGAGCGCTGCGGCCGCGGCGTGCGCGTCGTCGCCGTCACCGCGCGCTCCCGCGCGCGCAAGCGCGGCCTCGACCTGCGCGGCGTCAGCTGGGCGCGCAATCCGCTGGCGCTCGCCACCGATCCGAACGTGGACTGCTTCGTAGAGCTGATGGGCGGCGCCGACGAGCCGGCGCTCTCCGCCATCGAGGCGGCGCTGCGCGCCGGCAAAGCGGTGGTGACGGCCAACAAGGCGCTGATCGCCAAGCATGGCGTGCGCCTCGCCGAGCTTGCCGAGGCCCATGGCGGCGCGATCAATTTCGAAGCAGCCGTCGGAGCCGCGATCCCGGTCGTGAAGACGCTGCGCGAGGGCCTGTCCGGTACCACGATCCAGCGCGTCTACGGCATCCTCAACGGCACCTGCAACTACATCCTGACCAGGATGGAGCAGGAGGGACTGTCCTTCGCCGAATGCCTCAAGGACGCGCAACGGCTCGGTTACGCCGAGGCCGATCCGTCGTTCGATATCGACGGCCATGATACCGCACAGAAGCTTGCGATTCTCGCCAGCCTCGCCTTCGGCACCAAGGTGGCGCAGCGCGCGGTCTATGTGGAAGGCATTTCCTCGATCTCGCCGCAGGATCTGCGCGCCGCCGAACAGCTCGGCTATCGCGTCAAGCTGCTCGGCGTCGCGGTCCGCACTGCCAAGGGCATCGAACAGCGGGTGCATCCGACGATGGTGCCCAAGACGTCATCGATCGCTCAGGTGATGGGCGTCACCAACGCGGTGACCATTGACGGCGAGGGCATTCCGCCGATTACGCTGGTCGGTCCCGGCGCCGGAGGCGCCGCCACCGCCTCCGCGGTCGTCGCCGATATCGCCGACGTGGCACGCGGCGCCAGGGTGCTGCCGTTCGGCCGGCCGGTCAGGCGTTTGCGCACCACCACCAAGGCGCCCATGGAACGCCACGAGGGCGGCTATTATATCCGCCTGATGGCACGCGATTTGCCCGGCACAGCGGCCACGATTGCGACACGACTCGCCGAGCAGAAGATATCGATCGAATCCATCGTCCAGCGTCATCCTGACGCCGCGGCGGTCGGCAATGGTGTCGCTCGGACGAAATCCACGCCGGTTCCGGTGATTCTGATCACCTACGCCACAAGCGAGGATGCCGTGCATCGGGCGCTGCGAGCCGTGCAGCGGGACAAGGTGATCACCGGACGGCCGCAGGTGATCAGGATCGAGAAGAACTGA
- a CDS encoding LL-diaminopimelate aminotransferase has translation MEEFYRIRRLPPYVFEQVNRAKAAARNAGADIIDMGMGNPDLPTPPHVLEKLKETLGKPRTDRYSASRGIPGLRKAQAAYYDRRFGVKLNPETQIVATLGSKEGFANVAQAITAPGDVVLVPNPSYPIHAFGFLMAGGVIRSVPAEPTPELFESLERAIIHSIPKPIALVVCYPSNPTAYVATLDFYKDLVAFAKKHEIFILSDLAYAEMYYDGHPPPSVLQVPGAIDVTVEFTSMSKTFSMAGWRMGFAVGNDRIIAALARVKSYLDYGAFTPVQVAATAALNGPEDCIREMREIYHKRRDTLVEAFGRAGWDIPPPAASMFAWAPLPEKFRHIGSMQFATLMVEKSGVVVSPGVAFGEHGEGYVRIAMVENEQRIRQAARNLRRFLESGVETLHNVVPLANRR, from the coding sequence ATGGAAGAGTTTTACCGCATTCGTCGTCTGCCGCCTTATGTCTTCGAGCAGGTCAACCGGGCCAAGGCAGCCGCGCGCAATGCGGGGGCCGATATCATCGACATGGGAATGGGTAATCCGGACCTGCCGACTCCGCCCCACGTTCTGGAAAAGCTCAAGGAAACCCTCGGCAAGCCGCGCACCGACCGTTATTCGGCGTCGCGGGGCATTCCGGGGCTGCGCAAGGCCCAGGCCGCCTATTACGACCGCCGCTTCGGGGTGAAGCTCAATCCCGAAACCCAGATCGTCGCCACCCTCGGTTCCAAGGAAGGTTTCGCCAATGTCGCCCAGGCGATCACCGCGCCGGGCGACGTCGTGCTGGTTCCCAATCCCAGCTATCCGATCCATGCCTTCGGCTTCCTGATGGCGGGCGGCGTGATCCGCTCGGTGCCGGCGGAGCCGACCCCGGAACTCTTCGAGTCGCTCGAGCGCGCCATCATCCACTCGATCCCCAAGCCGATCGCGCTGGTGGTGTGCTATCCGTCCAATCCGACCGCCTATGTGGCGACGCTGGATTTCTACAAGGACCTCGTCGCGTTCGCGAAGAAGCACGAGATCTTCATCCTGTCCGATCTCGCTTATGCCGAGATGTATTACGACGGCCATCCGCCGCCGTCGGTCCTGCAGGTGCCGGGCGCCATCGACGTCACCGTCGAATTCACATCGATGTCGAAGACGTTCTCGATGGCCGGCTGGCGCATGGGCTTCGCGGTGGGCAATGATCGCATCATTGCGGCGCTGGCGCGCGTGAAGTCGTATCTCGACTACGGCGCCTTCACGCCGGTCCAGGTCGCCGCCACCGCGGCGCTGAACGGCCCTGAAGACTGCATCCGCGAGATGCGCGAGATCTACCACAAGCGCCGCGACACGCTGGTGGAGGCCTTCGGTCGCGCCGGCTGGGACATCCCGCCGCCTGCCGCGTCGATGTTCGCCTGGGCACCGCTGCCGGAAAAATTCCGCCACATCGGCAGCATGCAGTTCGCCACCCTGATGGTGGAAAAGTCGGGCGTCGTGGTGTCGCCGGGTGTCGCCTTCGGCGAGCACGGCGAGGGCTATGTGCGCATCGCCATGGTGGAAAACGAGCAGCGAATCCGCCAGGCGGCCCGCAATCTCCGCCGTTTCCTTGAAAGCGGCGTCGAAACGTTGCACAACGTGGTTCCTCTCGCCAACCGGCGATAG
- a CDS encoding alpha/beta hydrolase gives MSDALEIADAAKKNFDAEAFALNLARAMESGGKALAEFLKSREDTPPDQPPPELAEIVKTFTAIADYWLSDQNRANELQLKLAKSYLDLWGASMRRLAGEDAAPAISPAPRDKRFQDAEWKSNHFFDFVMQLYLLTTQWAYEAVRKADDVDPHVRHKAEFYVQQITNALAPSNFVLTNPEVLRDTLATSGANLVRGMKMLAEDVAAGRGSLRIRQSDSANLTIGEQLATTPGKVVFQNEMMQLIQYEPATATVLRTPLLIVPPWINKFYILDLNPQKSFIKWCVDQGLTVFVISWVNPDARLGGKTWDDYMKEGPLAAMDAIEQITGEMRVHTLGYCVGGTLLSTTLAWLAEKRRVRVTSATLLAAQVDFTHAGDLMVFVDEDQVAALERTMQRDGVLEGSKMAMAFNMLRSNDLIWPYVVSNYLKGQQPASFDLLHWNSDATRMTAANHSYYLRNCYLENRLSAGTMVLDNTLLDLSKIKVPVYNLATREDHIAPAESVLYGSQFFGGPVRYVLAGSGHIAGVVNPPALGKYQYWTSEHSKAENVAEWLARAEGHKGSWWPDWRAWLESIDAEAVPARTAGTAQFPPIEDAPGSYVRVRA, from the coding sequence ATGAGTGACGCCCTCGAGATCGCCGACGCCGCAAAGAAGAACTTCGATGCCGAAGCCTTTGCGCTCAACCTCGCCCGCGCCATGGAGAGTGGCGGCAAGGCCCTCGCCGAATTCCTGAAATCCCGCGAGGACACGCCGCCCGACCAGCCGCCGCCGGAGCTTGCCGAAATCGTCAAGACCTTCACCGCGATCGCCGACTACTGGCTGTCGGACCAGAATCGCGCCAACGAATTGCAGCTCAAGCTGGCGAAATCCTACCTCGACCTGTGGGGCGCCTCGATGCGGCGTCTCGCGGGAGAAGACGCAGCTCCGGCGATCTCCCCGGCGCCGCGCGACAAGCGCTTCCAGGACGCGGAATGGAAGTCGAACCATTTCTTCGATTTCGTCATGCAGCTCTATCTGCTCACCACCCAGTGGGCCTATGAGGCGGTCCGCAAGGCCGATGACGTCGATCCGCATGTCCGCCACAAGGCGGAGTTCTACGTCCAGCAGATCACCAACGCGCTGGCGCCGTCCAATTTCGTCCTGACCAACCCTGAAGTCCTGCGCGACACCCTGGCGACGAGCGGTGCGAATCTCGTGCGCGGCATGAAGATGCTCGCCGAGGACGTCGCCGCCGGGCGCGGCAGCCTGCGCATCCGCCAGTCGGATTCCGCCAATCTCACGATCGGCGAGCAGCTCGCGACCACGCCGGGCAAGGTCGTCTTCCAGAACGAGATGATGCAGCTCATCCAGTATGAGCCGGCCACGGCGACGGTGCTGCGCACGCCGCTGCTGATCGTGCCGCCGTGGATCAACAAGTTCTACATCCTCGACCTCAACCCGCAGAAGTCCTTCATCAAATGGTGCGTCGACCAGGGACTCACCGTGTTCGTCATCTCCTGGGTCAATCCCGACGCCCGGCTCGGCGGCAAGACCTGGGACGACTACATGAAGGAAGGCCCTCTCGCGGCCATGGACGCGATCGAGCAGATCACCGGCGAGATGAGGGTCCATACCCTGGGCTATTGCGTCGGCGGCACGCTGTTGTCCACGACGCTGGCCTGGCTCGCCGAGAAGCGGCGGGTGCGCGTCACCTCGGCGACGCTGCTCGCCGCCCAGGTCGATTTCACCCATGCCGGCGATCTCATGGTCTTCGTCGACGAGGATCAGGTTGCGGCACTCGAGCGGACAATGCAACGCGATGGGGTGCTGGAAGGCAGCAAGATGGCCATGGCCTTCAACATGCTGCGCTCCAACGACCTGATCTGGCCCTACGTGGTGAGCAACTATCTTAAAGGCCAGCAGCCCGCGAGCTTCGATCTTCTGCACTGGAATTCCGACGCCACGCGGATGACGGCGGCGAATCACTCCTATTACCTGCGCAATTGCTACCTGGAGAACCGGTTGTCGGCGGGCACCATGGTGCTCGACAACACCCTGCTCGACCTCTCCAAGATCAAGGTGCCGGTCTACAATCTTGCCACCCGCGAGGACCACATCGCCCCCGCCGAGTCGGTGCTCTACGGCTCCCAGTTCTTCGGCGGCCCGGTGCGGTACGTGCTCGCGGGCTCCGGCCACATCGCCGGCGTCGTCAATCCGCCGGCGCTCGGCAAGTACCAGTACTGGACGTCCGAGCACAGCAAGGCCGAGAATGTCGCCGAATGGCTCGCCCGCGCGGAGGGGCACAAGGGATCGTGGTGGCCGGACTGGCGGGCGTGGCTCGAGAGCATCGATGCGGAAGCCGTGCCCGCGCGGACCGCCGGCACGGCGCAATTCCCGCCGATCGAGGATGCACCCGGCAGCTATGTGCGGGTCCGCGCCTAG
- a CDS encoding MAPEG family protein translates to MTRELFWLTLTVVLTGLLWIPYVINRCQVRGLSGAMANPARNDKPHAEWANRLMFAHDNAVENLVVFAPLVLILNAMDYSTKWTALAATVYFWARLAHAIVYGLGIPGFRTVAFTIGFLAQVVLVLGIFGLV, encoded by the coding sequence ATGACACGCGAATTGTTTTGGCTGACGCTGACGGTCGTCCTGACCGGACTGCTGTGGATTCCCTACGTCATCAATCGCTGCCAGGTGCGCGGCCTGTCCGGCGCCATGGCCAATCCGGCGCGCAACGACAAGCCCCATGCCGAATGGGCCAATCGTCTGATGTTCGCCCATGATAATGCAGTGGAGAATCTCGTCGTCTTCGCGCCGCTGGTGCTGATCCTCAACGCGATGGATTATTCCACCAAATGGACCGCACTCGCGGCGACCGTGTATTTCTGGGCGCGTCTCGCCCATGCCATCGTCTACGGGCTCGGCATTCCGGGTTTCCGCACCGTCGCCTTCACCATCGGCTTCCTCGCCCAGGTGGTGCTGGTGCTCGGGATCTTCGGACTTGTGTGA